Proteins from a single region of Pseudomonas phenolilytica:
- a CDS encoding pyocin activator PrtN family protein gives MKTFFILMAQYGGLAVIPLERVCADYFPHLSPEKLLRKVLAGQLRLPVTRIESSQKAARGVHIQDLADYIDARRAEAVQDLAKLHRS, from the coding sequence ATGAAAACCTTTTTTATCCTGATGGCTCAGTACGGCGGCTTGGCGGTGATCCCGCTAGAGCGCGTATGCGCCGATTACTTCCCTCATCTATCGCCTGAGAAATTGCTGCGCAAGGTGCTCGCCGGGCAGCTTCGGCTTCCAGTCACACGTATCGAATCGAGTCAAAAAGCCGCCCGCGGGGTGCACATTCAGGATTTGGCTGACTACATCGATGCGCGTCGCGCCGAGGCCGTGCAGGATCTTGCGAAGCTGCACCGGAGCTGA
- a CDS encoding chemotaxis protein CheV, translating to MAGVLDSVNQRTQLVGQNRLELLLFRLDGAQLYGINVFKVKEVLQCPRLTVMPRSTAVVRGVANIRGNTLPILDLALAIGKPALDDLQSCFTIITEYNNRTLGFLVRSVERIVNMNWEEILPPPKGAGRDHYLTAVTHFDGQMVEIIDVEKVLAEAAPVSETVSAAVIDADVQARAGSCRVLIVDDSSVARRQIIRCLQNLGVEVVALNDGRQALNYLKAMADEGRRPADEFMMMISDIEMPEMDGYTLTTEVRHDPRMQDMHILLHTSLSGVFNQNMVKRVGADDFLAKFQPDDLATRVAERIKRADRN from the coding sequence ATGGCCGGAGTATTGGATTCGGTTAACCAGAGAACCCAGCTGGTGGGGCAGAACCGTCTGGAGCTGCTGTTGTTTCGCCTCGACGGAGCGCAGCTATACGGCATTAACGTGTTCAAGGTGAAAGAAGTGCTGCAGTGCCCGCGCCTGACCGTCATGCCGCGCTCGACTGCTGTCGTCCGCGGTGTCGCCAATATCCGCGGCAATACGTTGCCGATCCTCGATCTGGCATTGGCCATCGGCAAGCCCGCGCTCGACGATCTGCAGAGCTGCTTTACCATCATCACCGAGTACAACAACCGGACCCTTGGCTTCTTGGTGCGATCAGTCGAGCGCATCGTGAACATGAACTGGGAGGAAATTCTCCCTCCGCCCAAGGGCGCCGGGCGCGACCATTACCTCACGGCAGTGACGCATTTCGACGGGCAGATGGTCGAGATCATCGACGTGGAAAAAGTTCTGGCCGAAGCCGCGCCGGTTTCGGAGACGGTTTCGGCCGCTGTCATCGATGCCGATGTGCAGGCCCGTGCCGGCTCGTGCCGCGTGCTGATCGTCGACGACTCGTCGGTTGCGCGGAGGCAGATCATCCGCTGTCTGCAGAATCTTGGCGTAGAGGTTGTGGCTCTCAATGACGGGCGCCAGGCGCTGAACTATCTGAAGGCAATGGCCGATGAGGGGCGACGTCCGGCCGATGAATTCATGATGATGATTTCCGATATTGAAATGCCGGAAATGGATGGCTATACCCTGACTACTGAGGTGCGTCACGACCCGCGTATGCAGGACATGCATATCCTTTTGCATACCTCGCTTTCCGGGGTGTTCAACCAGAACATGGTCAAGCGGGTCGGCGCGGACGATTTTCTTGCCAAATTCCAACCGGACGATCTGGCCACTCGGGTGGCGGAGCGGATAAAGCGTGCGGACCGAAACTGA
- a CDS encoding thermonuclease family protein, with amino-acid sequence MYRIAATLLLLPLPVIAAQLECRVIGISDGDTINCLTADRVPERIRLRGIDAPESKQPFGAQSKQHLSGLVYRRTVIVDSASRDRWGRIIGTVWVEPADCVNCGPTLDAGRAQLASGMAWWFRRYAKQQPLEERLSYEFEEKEALTRRIGLWRDPQPIPPWDWRRGKR; translated from the coding sequence ATGTATCGAATCGCTGCAACTCTGCTACTCCTTCCCTTACCAGTTATCGCCGCACAGCTTGAATGCCGAGTGATTGGGATTTCTGACGGCGACACCATCAACTGTCTAACCGCCGACCGCGTGCCCGAGCGAATACGCCTGCGAGGGATTGATGCACCCGAAAGCAAACAGCCCTTCGGTGCCCAATCTAAGCAGCACCTGTCCGGGCTGGTGTACCGGAGGACGGTGATCGTTGATTCAGCTAGCCGCGACAGATGGGGCCGCATCATCGGCACCGTATGGGTAGAGCCTGCTGATTGCGTCAACTGCGGCCCAACGCTGGATGCAGGCCGGGCGCAACTCGCCTCTGGTATGGCTTGGTGGTTCAGGCGCTACGCGAAGCAGCAACCATTGGAGGAGCGGCTCTCGTATGAGTTTGAGGAGAAAGAGGCCCTCACTCGTCGAATCGGGCTATGGCGTGACCCTCAGCCTATTCCGCCTTGGGACTGGCGCCGCGGAAAACGGTGA
- a CDS encoding flagellar protein FlgN — MQDEALLQQLSGDIDIAHQLLELAEQEFQALSDRDLAKLEGILSQTQPLLALLGQHGGLRSQWLSEQGLSSDRAGLQQLAAKSALGTRILEQADSLETALNACRAANERNGRLIRANRAAVGSMLEILQGSNATPDLYDNRGGTAKTTQQRPLSQA; from the coding sequence ATGCAAGACGAAGCCCTGCTCCAGCAACTCAGTGGCGATATCGACATCGCCCATCAATTACTTGAGCTCGCCGAGCAGGAATTCCAGGCGCTGAGTGATCGCGATCTGGCGAAACTGGAAGGCATCCTCTCGCAGACGCAACCTCTGCTTGCACTGCTCGGACAGCATGGCGGCCTGCGCAGCCAGTGGCTGAGCGAACAAGGGCTGAGTTCGGATCGCGCCGGCCTGCAACAACTCGCCGCGAAGAGCGCGCTGGGCACCCGCATTCTTGAGCAGGCCGATTCACTCGAGACCGCATTGAATGCCTGCCGCGCAGCCAACGAGCGTAACGGCCGACTGATTCGCGCCAATCGCGCAGCGGTTGGCAGCATGCTGGAGATTCTGCAAGGCAGTAACGCGACGCCGGATCTGTACGACAACCGGGGCGGCACGGCCAAGACCACTCAACAAAGGCCTCTCAGCCAGGCCTGA
- a CDS encoding carbon storage regulator, which translates to MSYLVLTRRQGEKITLRVQPGTNAEDLLAELLLDGITVTVKEIKGSKAQIAIEAPLDLQILRRELEER; encoded by the coding sequence ATGAGCTATCTGGTGCTAACCCGCCGACAAGGCGAAAAAATCACTCTGCGCGTTCAGCCAGGCACGAATGCCGAGGATCTCCTAGCCGAGCTCTTGTTGGACGGCATTACCGTTACGGTTAAGGAGATCAAGGGCAGCAAGGCGCAGATAGCGATTGAAGCTCCGCTCGATTTGCAGATTCTGCGGAGAGAACTGGAAGAGCGGTGA
- the flgA gene encoding flagellar basal body P-ring formation chaperone FlgA: MNAQPTLFRHAANTTHSSLIVFACLALLSAPALAQQTPTLSHPDQLIDETRKFLEQATTDYLRRSDIAGRHEIEVNRLDPRLRLASCDKPLTVKLESPAQPIGRVTVRVSCEGSSPWSLFVPGQVRLYRDVIIATRPLKRDSTLSAADVSLAERDVSLLTQGYLTSLDQILGNKLTRPVQLDQVLAPPLLQLAEVVRKGDQVVIIARSGGINVRMPGEAMSDGAPGTQIRVKNLRSGRVVKARVAGPGQVEVAM; the protein is encoded by the coding sequence ATGAATGCTCAACCGACATTATTTCGACACGCCGCAAACACGACGCACAGCAGCCTCATCGTCTTCGCGTGTCTGGCCTTGCTTAGCGCCCCTGCTCTGGCGCAGCAGACGCCGACTCTGTCACATCCCGACCAGCTTATCGACGAGACTCGAAAGTTTCTTGAGCAGGCGACGACAGACTATCTGCGACGTAGCGACATCGCAGGCCGTCACGAAATCGAAGTGAACCGCCTCGACCCTCGCCTGCGCCTGGCCAGTTGCGACAAGCCACTCACCGTCAAGCTCGAGAGTCCCGCGCAACCGATCGGCCGCGTCACGGTTCGTGTCAGCTGCGAAGGCAGCTCGCCGTGGTCGCTGTTCGTTCCTGGCCAGGTTCGTCTGTATCGGGATGTCATCATCGCCACCCGCCCGCTCAAGCGGGACAGCACCCTCAGTGCGGCCGATGTCTCCCTGGCCGAACGAGATGTGTCGTTGCTCACCCAGGGCTATCTGACGTCGCTCGACCAGATATTGGGCAACAAGCTGACGCGCCCGGTTCAACTCGATCAGGTGCTCGCGCCCCCACTTCTGCAGCTCGCCGAGGTGGTACGCAAGGGCGATCAGGTAGTCATCATCGCGCGCAGCGGAGGAATCAATGTCCGCATGCCAGGCGAAGCGATGTCCGACGGTGCGCCCGGCACGCAGATCCGCGTAAAGAACCTGCGCTCGGGACGAGTCGTGAAAGCTCGCGTCGCCGGCCCCGGACAGGTTGAGGTCGCGATGTAG
- a CDS encoding flagellar brake protein: protein MANPFLEEAGPQPPKLLTSPLEIHASLKPLLDNRSPVMIRFDERNQRYQSFLIELDRGKGWLALDELIPNDGERLLLQGETFHLEAFDEGVRIAWSNSQPVHPSEMDGARCYWVPIPTELSYHQRRNAYRAPLQGAPIATTLGGNRLRNSLEGKLLDISATGCKVSFKGDMQSRLQTGQVYEQFSVRLPSGTVQSAAELRHVAYDEKLDLTFCGLSFYRINGLTQRNVERFVYQLQREARRNQAEDALD, encoded by the coding sequence GTGGCAAATCCTTTCCTTGAAGAAGCTGGCCCACAACCACCCAAGCTGCTGACCTCGCCTCTGGAAATTCATGCGAGCCTCAAACCGCTGCTCGATAACCGCAGCCCGGTGATGATTCGCTTCGACGAGCGCAACCAACGCTACCAAAGCTTTTTGATCGAACTGGACCGTGGGAAAGGCTGGCTTGCGCTGGATGAACTAATCCCCAATGACGGCGAGCGCCTACTGCTTCAGGGCGAAACCTTTCATCTGGAAGCGTTCGACGAAGGCGTGAGAATAGCCTGGAGCAATTCCCAGCCCGTCCACCCGAGCGAGATGGACGGCGCACGCTGTTATTGGGTACCGATTCCCACAGAACTGTCCTATCACCAGCGCCGCAACGCATATCGCGCACCACTGCAAGGTGCCCCCATCGCCACCACTCTGGGCGGTAATAGGCTACGCAACAGCCTGGAAGGCAAGCTTCTCGACATCTCCGCCACCGGCTGCAAGGTGAGTTTCAAAGGCGATATGCAAAGTCGACTGCAGACTGGTCAGGTATACGAACAGTTCTCCGTACGCCTCCCGAGCGGCACCGTGCAGTCTGCTGCGGAACTTCGGCACGTCGCATACGACGAAAAACTTGACCTGACATTCTGCGGATTGAGCTTCTATCGCATCAACGGTCTTACCCAGCGAAATGTCGAGCGTTTTGTCTATCAATTGCAGCGCGAAGCACGCCGTAATCAGGCGGAAGACGCGCTCGACTGA
- a CDS encoding SDH family Clp fold serine proteinase yields the protein MALVKRWDDFDEDVILYVGDISREGYERVTSVCQRQRLSSTAYLVLVTSGGDPHAGYRIARCLRHHYGDFKLLVPDICKSAGTLIAMGAGEIIIADRGELGPLDIQMSKQDELMERSSGLDIQQGLELLRKQTYAAFEEFMFSTQTRTRVSTKMAAEIAAKLAGTAFQSIYAQVDPVRLGEISRANAIGFEYGRRLDEDSRNLKHGALVGLITRYPSHSFVIDRKEACNLFERVRAPDERESGLVAMLYNLVRDLPDLLVFNWNSQDIEVTENDATEAAQPSDAELQAPHGACRRDAPGDQELAGSLPDA from the coding sequence ATGGCGCTGGTTAAGCGGTGGGACGACTTTGACGAAGACGTGATTCTATATGTCGGTGACATTTCTAGAGAAGGCTACGAGCGTGTAACAAGCGTTTGCCAAAGGCAACGTTTAAGCTCAACGGCCTACTTGGTGCTGGTAACGTCAGGTGGGGATCCTCACGCCGGATACCGTATCGCTCGTTGCTTGAGGCACCACTATGGTGACTTCAAACTCCTTGTCCCTGACATCTGCAAATCTGCAGGTACGCTCATTGCTATGGGTGCGGGGGAGATCATCATCGCAGACAGGGGCGAGCTGGGCCCTCTCGACATACAAATGTCAAAGCAGGATGAGTTGATGGAGCGTTCCTCTGGCCTGGATATCCAGCAAGGCTTAGAGCTCCTTCGAAAGCAAACCTATGCCGCCTTCGAAGAGTTCATGTTTAGTACGCAGACGAGAACGCGTGTGTCGACGAAAATGGCTGCCGAAATTGCCGCCAAGCTCGCAGGAACCGCGTTTCAATCCATATATGCTCAGGTCGATCCTGTTCGGCTAGGCGAAATCAGTCGTGCTAATGCCATAGGGTTCGAATACGGACGACGGCTTGACGAAGACTCACGAAATCTAAAACATGGCGCCCTGGTAGGCCTGATTACGCGATACCCATCACACAGCTTCGTGATCGACCGTAAGGAAGCGTGCAACCTTTTTGAGCGAGTTCGCGCACCTGACGAAAGGGAGTCAGGGCTAGTAGCGATGCTCTATAATCTTGTAAGAGATCTTCCAGACTTGTTGGTTTTCAACTGGAACAGTCAAGACATCGAGGTAACCGAAAATGATGCCACAGAAGCCGCTCAGCCCTCCGATGCAGAGCTACAAGCTCCCCATGGAGCTTGCAGAAGGGATGCGCCAGGCGACCAAGAATTGGCAGGATCTTTACCAGATGCCTGA
- a CDS encoding type I restriction endonuclease: MEFQEKLASLAAKIRQQKPVIQTEEATKNAFVMPFIQSVLGYDVFDPTEVVPEFVCDVGTKKGEKIDYAILKDGQIQILIESKKIGEPLNINHASQLFRYFHVTTARISILTNGQVYRFFTDLDAPNKMDEKPFLEFDLLDIDDHVVPELQKLTKSAFDVDSIISAAGELKYVGQIKRVLAAQFSEPDDDFVRLVASRVYDGVITQKVREQFAQLTRKATAQFLGDQINERLKSAMTGAVRPVIPAQVSPETQEPADSSTDSDAEKTKIETTVEEIEGFNIIKAIVRSEVDVKRIAARDTQSYFGVLLDDNNRKPLARLHFNRQQKYLGTFDADKNETRHPIEALDDIFEFADVLKETAKGYAF; this comes from the coding sequence ATGGAGTTTCAAGAGAAACTGGCCAGTCTGGCTGCGAAGATCCGTCAGCAAAAGCCGGTCATTCAGACCGAGGAAGCCACCAAGAACGCCTTTGTCATGCCCTTCATTCAGAGCGTGCTCGGCTACGACGTCTTCGATCCTACAGAAGTGGTTCCCGAATTCGTTTGTGACGTCGGAACCAAGAAAGGCGAGAAGATCGACTATGCCATCCTCAAGGATGGGCAAATCCAGATCCTGATCGAAAGCAAGAAGATCGGCGAGCCACTGAACATCAACCACGCCAGCCAGCTCTTCCGCTACTTCCACGTTACGACAGCCAGAATCTCGATCCTCACCAATGGCCAGGTCTATCGCTTCTTTACCGACCTGGACGCCCCTAACAAGATGGACGAAAAGCCGTTCCTCGAATTCGACCTTCTCGACATCGATGACCACGTCGTGCCGGAGCTGCAGAAGCTGACCAAGAGCGCATTTGATGTCGACTCGATCATCAGTGCCGCGGGCGAGCTGAAGTACGTAGGGCAGATTAAGCGCGTCCTCGCCGCCCAGTTCAGCGAACCCGACGACGACTTCGTCCGGCTCGTGGCTTCCCGCGTGTATGACGGCGTCATCACTCAGAAGGTGCGCGAGCAGTTCGCACAGCTCACTCGAAAGGCTACAGCGCAGTTTCTCGGGGATCAGATCAATGAGCGCCTGAAGTCAGCGATGACCGGAGCCGTAAGACCAGTTATCCCTGCCCAGGTATCACCTGAGACACAAGAGCCGGCCGACAGCTCGACCGATAGTGATGCTGAGAAAACCAAGATCGAAACCACGGTTGAAGAAATCGAGGGCTTCAACATCATCAAGGCGATCGTGCGGTCGGAAGTCGACGTTAAGCGCATAGCTGCCCGCGACACGCAAAGCTATTTCGGCGTACTGCTCGATGACAACAATCGCAAGCCCCTGGCCCGACTGCACTTCAACCGTCAGCAGAAGTACCTCGGCACCTTCGACGCTGACAAGAATGAGACCCGCCATCCGATCGAGGCGCTCGACGACATCTTCGAGTTTGCTGACGTCTTGAAGGAAACGGCCAAAGGATATGCCTTTTAA
- a CDS encoding site-specific integrase, producing the protein MREKLTARRLNSLEVTGKEYEVHDTIVPGLFVRVTAAGAKSYVVTWARGRKKALGRVGILTLEQAREEALQYLNEARKHGEPLAVTQGRRGTGTPTLRHFIDDHYMPWFKAHHKGHEKTLHTLDTSFEPIMHSRLDEITGRDLEQIRTAWLNGGNKPSTANRKMGSISGVFSRAVEWAYLPASPLEKVKQLKVDSIGRIRYLSKAEAKALRDALDAREERIRTERDSANEWRAKRGREALPDLRALAFADHLKPMVLLSLNTGMRRGELFNLRWHHANLQAKTLTVAGEGAKTSETRHIPLNAEALATLQGWKDQASGTGYIFPGEDDKPMTDVKTAWLELLKNAGIVGFRWHDMRHDFASRLVMAGVPLNTVRDLLGHTDIKMTLRYAHLAPDSKAAAVEQLT; encoded by the coding sequence GTGCGAGAGAAGCTGACGGCGCGTCGACTGAACAGCCTAGAAGTCACCGGCAAGGAATACGAAGTCCACGATACCATCGTGCCCGGCCTGTTCGTGCGCGTGACGGCCGCCGGGGCGAAGTCGTACGTCGTGACTTGGGCGCGTGGCCGCAAGAAGGCACTCGGCCGTGTCGGCATCTTGACGCTTGAGCAGGCCCGCGAAGAGGCGCTGCAGTACCTCAACGAGGCCCGCAAGCACGGCGAGCCGCTGGCAGTCACCCAAGGCCGCCGCGGTACCGGCACCCCTACCCTGCGCCACTTCATCGATGACCACTATATGCCGTGGTTCAAGGCCCACCACAAAGGCCACGAGAAGACACTGCACACGCTCGACACCAGCTTCGAGCCGATCATGCACAGCCGCCTCGATGAAATCACCGGCCGCGATCTGGAGCAGATCCGCACCGCTTGGCTCAACGGCGGCAACAAGCCGTCCACCGCGAACCGCAAGATGGGCAGCATCAGCGGAGTATTTAGCCGAGCAGTGGAATGGGCCTACCTGCCCGCCTCGCCCCTGGAGAAGGTCAAGCAACTGAAGGTCGATTCGATCGGCCGCATCCGCTACCTGTCGAAGGCCGAGGCTAAAGCCCTCAGGGACGCGCTAGACGCACGCGAGGAACGCATCAGGACAGAGCGTGACAGCGCGAACGAATGGCGTGCAAAACGCGGTAGAGAGGCCTTGCCAGACCTTCGCGCCCTAGCCTTCGCCGACCACCTGAAGCCGATGGTTCTGCTATCGCTCAATACCGGGATGAGGCGCGGCGAGCTGTTCAACCTGCGCTGGCATCACGCCAACCTACAAGCCAAAACCCTAACGGTAGCCGGTGAAGGCGCGAAGACCAGCGAGACACGGCATATCCCGCTTAACGCCGAGGCGCTGGCCACACTTCAGGGATGGAAAGACCAGGCGAGCGGTACCGGCTACATCTTCCCGGGTGAAGACGATAAGCCCATGACAGACGTGAAAACCGCCTGGCTTGAGCTTCTGAAGAATGCCGGCATCGTCGGCTTCCGTTGGCACGATATGCGCCACGACTTCGCATCGCGGCTGGTGATGGCTGGCGTACCGCTGAACACGGTGCGCGATCTGCTAGGGCACACGGATATCAAGATGACGCTCCGCTATGCCCACCTCGCTCCGGATAGCAAAGCCGCAGCAGTCGAGCAGCTTACTTGA
- a CDS encoding helix-turn-helix domain-containing protein, giving the protein MPAHSAIEQDRRLLEALRIRPVTTIEAANDLDIVHPPSTVRRLRRRGFDIRTQWAYQATEPGRPPHRVGQYVLMQEAAA; this is encoded by the coding sequence ATGCCAGCACACTCCGCAATTGAGCAAGACCGCCGACTGTTGGAAGCACTGAGAATTCGACCAGTGACCACCATCGAGGCAGCCAACGACCTGGATATCGTCCACCCGCCGTCAACGGTCCGCCGTCTGCGTCGTCGTGGCTTCGATATCCGCACGCAATGGGCCTACCAAGCCACAGAGCCAGGCAGACCACCGCACCGCGTGGGGCAATATGTCCTGATGCAAGAAGCAGCGGCCTAG
- the cheR gene encoding protein-glutamate O-methyltransferase CheR, translated as MSGDQDFEQFRIFLEKTCGILLGSNKQYLVSSRLNKLMEQQRITSLGELVRKIQSMPRSGLREQVVDAMTTNETLWFRDTYPFEVLKNRVLPELLKSGAGQRLRIWSAACSSGQEPYSLSMSIDEFERANPSQPRLGVQIVATELSGTMLAASKAAEYDGLAIARGLSSERLQRYFDVAAPGRWVVKPPIRARVEFRTQNLLDSYAALGKFDIVFCRNVLIYFSADVKKDILRRIHATLKPGGYLFLGASEALNGLPELYQMVQCSPGIIYQAR; from the coding sequence GTGTCAGGCGATCAGGATTTCGAGCAGTTCCGGATATTTCTTGAAAAGACGTGCGGCATCCTGCTGGGCAGTAACAAGCAGTATCTGGTCTCCAGTCGACTGAACAAGCTGATGGAGCAGCAGCGCATCACTTCGCTTGGTGAATTGGTCAGGAAGATTCAGAGCATGCCGCGCTCGGGCCTGCGCGAGCAGGTCGTCGATGCCATGACGACCAACGAAACCCTGTGGTTTCGCGACACTTATCCTTTCGAGGTTCTCAAGAACCGGGTGCTGCCCGAGCTGCTCAAGAGCGGCGCGGGCCAGCGGCTGAGAATCTGGTCGGCTGCCTGTTCATCGGGGCAGGAACCTTATTCGCTGTCGATGAGTATCGATGAGTTCGAGCGGGCGAATCCGAGCCAGCCGCGACTGGGTGTGCAGATCGTCGCCACCGAATTGTCCGGGACCATGCTGGCGGCCAGCAAAGCGGCCGAGTATGACGGCCTGGCCATCGCCCGCGGCTTGTCCAGCGAGCGACTGCAGCGCTACTTCGATGTAGCCGCGCCGGGGCGTTGGGTGGTCAAGCCGCCTATTCGCGCACGCGTCGAGTTCCGCACTCAGAATCTACTCGACAGCTATGCCGCGCTGGGCAAGTTCGACATCGTGTTCTGCCGTAACGTACTGATCTACTTCTCCGCCGACGTGAAGAAGGACATCCTTCGCCGTATCCATGCGACGCTCAAGCCAGGCGGCTATCTGTTCCTCGGCGCTTCCGAGGCGCTCAACGGCTTGCCCGAGCTGTATCAGATGGTCCAGTGCAGCCCGGGCATCATTTATCAGGCGCGGTAG
- a CDS encoding NYN domain-containing protein, with protein MNRLGIFVDAGYLFAQGSAVISGATEKRVNLSLNEQAVITQLIQTADELSGGTPLLRIYWYDAIGHSGPSLDQKRLAQSNNVKMRMGTLNGSGQQKGVDSMIVIDMIELARNHAIADAVLVSGDEDVRVGVQFAQSYGVRVHLLGIASETDKHNQSPTLVQEADTHIEWGPDIVNSFLALRQPQTRRPVKAMEFLGDLSTEAEDAGATAAAIVERGDPEEIIVKMATAQVDGLVANDLQALKAALSVSSATLPREFDGKLLGMTRDALGRDLTQEEKRLARKTFKACVKRK; from the coding sequence ATGAATCGACTGGGTATTTTTGTCGATGCGGGCTATCTGTTTGCGCAAGGATCGGCGGTCATCAGCGGAGCCACCGAGAAGAGGGTCAACCTTTCTCTCAACGAGCAGGCGGTAATCACTCAGCTTATCCAGACAGCTGACGAATTATCTGGCGGTACGCCGCTATTACGCATTTATTGGTACGACGCCATTGGCCACTCCGGCCCGTCTCTGGATCAGAAGCGCTTGGCGCAAAGCAATAACGTAAAGATGCGGATGGGAACGCTGAACGGCAGCGGGCAGCAGAAGGGCGTCGATTCAATGATTGTCATTGATATGATCGAGCTGGCCCGGAATCACGCGATTGCGGACGCCGTCCTTGTCTCTGGAGATGAGGATGTCAGAGTCGGGGTTCAGTTCGCGCAAAGCTATGGCGTCAGAGTTCACCTGCTAGGCATTGCCAGCGAGACTGATAAGCACAATCAGTCTCCGACGTTGGTGCAAGAGGCCGACACCCATATCGAATGGGGTCCCGATATCGTGAATTCGTTCCTGGCGCTCAGGCAGCCACAGACGCGTCGGCCAGTTAAAGCGATGGAATTTCTTGGCGATCTCTCAACTGAAGCCGAAGATGCTGGAGCCACCGCTGCAGCCATTGTGGAGAGAGGAGACCCGGAAGAGATCATAGTCAAAATGGCCACCGCGCAGGTTGATGGGCTTGTAGCGAATGACTTGCAAGCGCTCAAGGCCGCGCTTTCCGTGAGCAGCGCCACACTCCCCAGGGAGTTCGATGGCAAGCTACTCGGAATGACGCGAGACGCGCTTGGCCGCGACCTTACCCAAGAAGAAAAGCGCCTAGCCCGCAAGACCTTCAAGGCCTGCGTTAAGCGCAAGTGA
- a CDS encoding helix-turn-helix domain-containing protein, whose amino-acid sequence MSHIASLQPIAVGTEEAARASGITRSAVYEAIARGDLVSFKAGKRRLILVEELRAWLNRMAKENGR is encoded by the coding sequence ATGAGTCACATCGCAAGCCTGCAACCCATCGCGGTGGGCACCGAAGAAGCTGCCCGCGCATCCGGCATAACCCGTTCCGCTGTTTACGAAGCCATCGCCCGCGGCGATCTCGTGTCGTTCAAGGCTGGCAAGCGCCGCTTGATCCTCGTCGAGGAACTGCGCGCCTGGCTGAATCGGATGGCGAAGGAGAACGGCCGGTGA
- the flgM gene encoding flagellar biosynthesis anti-sigma factor FlgM, with amino-acid sequence MVIDFNRPNSALGSTATRSGSVQGNERPTAQPASGDTVPVSSSTTAPAGESVQLSPEAQRLQQAMDKLNEQPSVDQERVAKLRQAIADGSYQVDSQRVASKLLAFETQR; translated from the coding sequence ATGGTCATCGACTTCAACCGGCCCAACAGCGCTCTCGGGTCGACCGCTACGCGTAGCGGCAGCGTTCAAGGCAACGAGCGCCCCACGGCGCAGCCGGCGAGCGGCGATACCGTACCAGTCAGCAGCAGTACTACGGCTCCGGCTGGCGAATCCGTACAACTGAGCCCCGAAGCCCAGCGCCTGCAGCAGGCCATGGACAAGCTCAATGAACAGCCGTCCGTAGATCAGGAGCGCGTGGCCAAACTGCGGCAAGCCATCGCCGACGGCAGCTATCAGGTCGACAGCCAGCGCGTCGCCTCCAAGCTGCTGGCGTTTGAAACCCAGCGCTAA